In Paraflavitalea devenefica, the following are encoded in one genomic region:
- a CDS encoding helix-turn-helix domain-containing protein, which yields MNLQSPVSTYSISFPSIDCDQDLEQLAKELNGEVVDKNVIQLSGGLAKGLVKRSQIEADCCIRTWNLLFNYPVELCKPGIRSDNKSFSVIYVLTPDSFRLKSVGGHRQFNQTEARSTLIVANDIDLRFDVIPYYAVQAIEIRITTFWLARHFQQAGLPLENLLDRINEKEASLILSSICTTSVINNVNKVFEACMNTEPDNDHAGQLATSLILDFLHKAFNNQPPKVFGNHDAHFLKVMEAEAILKAHLQRNLPPVCAIAQQVSLSESTLKRHFKVIFGKNLYEYYLEKKMNLAKLLLLEQPLTVYEAANLMGYEKVSNFIWIFKKHHGFSPGSLKKRGLVNL from the coding sequence ATGAACCTTCAATCACCTGTCAGCACTTATAGCATTTCCTTTCCTTCCATTGATTGTGATCAGGATCTTGAACAGCTTGCCAAAGAACTGAATGGCGAAGTGGTGGACAAAAATGTGATCCAGTTATCCGGCGGCCTGGCCAAAGGGCTGGTAAAAAGGAGCCAAATAGAAGCAGATTGCTGTATCCGGACCTGGAATCTCTTATTTAATTATCCCGTTGAATTATGCAAGCCGGGTATCCGTTCGGACAATAAGAGCTTTAGCGTTATTTATGTATTGACGCCCGATTCTTTCCGGTTGAAAAGTGTGGGCGGGCATCGGCAGTTCAATCAGACAGAGGCCCGGAGCACCCTGATCGTTGCCAATGATATAGACCTCCGGTTTGATGTTATTCCTTATTATGCCGTGCAGGCAATAGAGATCAGGATCACCACTTTCTGGCTGGCCCGGCATTTTCAGCAAGCAGGCTTACCGCTGGAAAACCTGCTCGACAGGATCAATGAAAAAGAGGCTTCCCTTATCCTCAGCAGCATTTGTACTACCAGCGTCATTAATAATGTGAACAAGGTCTTTGAAGCCTGTATGAACACGGAACCTGATAACGACCATGCCGGTCAGTTAGCTACTTCCCTGATCCTTGATTTCCTGCACAAGGCTTTTAACAATCAGCCGCCAAAGGTTTTTGGTAATCATGACGCGCACTTTTTAAAAGTGATGGAGGCTGAGGCTATATTAAAGGCGCACCTGCAACGCAATCTTCCCCCGGTCTGCGCTATTGCACAACAGGTTTCCTTAAGTGAATCCACCTTGAAACGGCACTTCAAAGTTATATTTGGTAAAAACCTGTATGAATATTACCTGGAGAAGAAGATGAACCTGGCCAAGTTGTTGTTACTGGAACAACCGCTAACAGTATATGAAGCCGCTAATCTGATGGGCTATGAGAAGGTGAGCAATTTTATCTGGATCTTTAAAAAGCATCACGGTTTTTCACCGGGCAGCCTGAAAAAAAGAGGATTGGTAAATCTATGA
- a CDS encoding efflux RND transporter permease subunit, with the protein MSAISQMSISRPVLAGVMSVLLILFGIVGYTFLGTREYPVTDSPIVTVTTVYPGASADIIASQVTKPLEEAVAEANGIRAMSSVSREQVSIITVEFNLNADLEAAANDVRDKVSKSRQQLPTDIEPTIVEKSGPADFLVFLTVQSDTRSLEDITDFVNINIKERLQSIPGVRLVDTYAGRKRAMRLRMDPVKLAAYGLTPNDIQSALQRENVDLPSGRIEGENTEVTLRTQGRLVTEEDFNNMIISQKDGAIVRFRDIGTAIMSSQNERTAMIVAEGKKAQYGVGTGVQPQRGANSLAIVEEFRKRFDDIVKTAPKDFNITLGKDFTVPVRNSLSEVEETLLLAFGLVTLIIFIFLRDWRSTLIPLVAIPVSIISAFFIMYIGDFSINVLTLLGMVLAIGLVVDDAIVVLENIYSKVEEGMKPLEAARKGSNEIYFAVISTTVTLAAVFLPILFLGGITGRLFKEFAIVVAGSVLISAFVALTLSPMMSAYLLKPGTTHGWLYRKTEPWFVKLNTGYERSLKAFMRYRWIGFILLLGSFGIAYYLAPKLPSELAPLEDRSMVGLAVIAPEGTSYESMEQTMKEISAYVADSIPDLNNNTTYAGIAATVGTLVQPVNGGFQWVFLEDPKQRKSKMTQQQIYEKLAVASQRFRNVILIPIQIPTIGGFSTSQPVEYVVQAPTLDSLIAVMPKLMGAVFQSPKLTFQNPDFKVNRPEISISIDRQRAAQLGISTQEIGRTLQLALSGRRYGYFIYNDRQYEVIGQLDRVERSTPENLRSLFLKSASNEMVSLDNLVTLKEGISPPAIYRYNQAYSVTIGATPAPGVSLGEAIKELDNITANVLPAGFRTQLAGQSRDYAESSSSLIFAFIFAIVLIYLVLAAQFESLIDPFIILLTVPMAVTGALLSLWLTGESVNIFSQIGIIMLIGLITKNGILIVEFANQRKHEGLKVKDAVISAAASRFRPILMTTLAMIFGTLPIALSLGTSSGSRTSLGIVVVGGLVFAGILTLYVIPSVYSYFSRPAKKTAGDEGALHNAVPAPAPVSLNPNASI; encoded by the coding sequence ATGAGTGCCATTTCTCAAATGAGCATCTCCAGGCCTGTATTGGCCGGAGTGATGTCGGTTCTGTTAATCCTTTTCGGTATCGTAGGATACACCTTCCTCGGTACCCGTGAATATCCGGTCACTGATTCTCCCATCGTTACAGTAACTACTGTATACCCCGGGGCCAGTGCTGATATCATTGCTTCGCAGGTGACCAAGCCCCTCGAAGAAGCGGTGGCGGAAGCCAATGGTATACGCGCTATGTCTTCCGTATCCCGCGAGCAGGTAAGTATCATCACTGTTGAATTTAACCTCAATGCCGATCTGGAAGCGGCTGCCAATGACGTACGCGATAAAGTATCTAAATCGCGGCAGCAGCTACCGACTGATATTGAACCCACCATCGTGGAGAAATCGGGTCCGGCCGACTTCCTGGTATTCCTTACCGTGCAAAGCGATACCAGAAGCCTGGAAGATATTACCGACTTCGTGAACATCAACATCAAAGAAAGACTACAGTCTATTCCTGGCGTACGCCTGGTAGACACCTATGCAGGACGCAAACGGGCGATGCGCCTGCGCATGGACCCGGTAAAGCTGGCCGCCTATGGACTTACGCCTAATGACATTCAAAGCGCCCTGCAGCGGGAGAATGTGGATTTACCCAGTGGGCGTATTGAAGGAGAAAATACAGAAGTAACCTTGCGCACACAAGGCAGGTTGGTAACCGAAGAGGACTTCAATAACATGATCATCAGCCAGAAGGATGGAGCCATTGTGCGGTTCCGCGACATTGGTACAGCAATCATGTCTTCCCAGAACGAACGTACGGCGATGATTGTGGCCGAAGGTAAAAAAGCACAATACGGTGTAGGAACAGGCGTACAGCCACAACGCGGCGCCAACTCACTGGCTATTGTGGAAGAGTTTAGAAAGCGGTTTGATGATATCGTAAAGACAGCGCCCAAGGATTTTAACATCACCCTGGGTAAAGACTTTACAGTCCCTGTACGTAACTCCCTGTCGGAAGTGGAAGAAACATTGTTGCTGGCCTTCGGACTGGTGACATTGATCATCTTCATCTTCCTGCGCGACTGGCGCAGTACATTAATCCCACTGGTAGCGATACCGGTGTCTATCATATCGGCCTTCTTTATCATGTACATTGGCGACTTTTCCATCAATGTACTTACCCTCCTGGGCATGGTGCTGGCCATTGGTCTGGTAGTGGATGATGCCATTGTGGTGCTGGAAAACATTTACAGTAAGGTAGAAGAAGGGATGAAGCCGTTGGAAGCAGCGCGCAAAGGTTCCAATGAGATCTACTTCGCGGTGATCTCTACCACGGTTACGCTGGCGGCGGTGTTCCTGCCCATCCTTTTCCTGGGCGGTATTACCGGCAGGCTCTTTAAAGAGTTCGCGATCGTGGTGGCCGGTTCTGTATTGATCTCTGCCTTTGTAGCGTTGACGCTTTCTCCCATGATGAGCGCCTACCTGCTGAAGCCGGGTACTACCCATGGCTGGCTGTACCGTAAAACAGAGCCTTGGTTTGTGAAGCTGAATACCGGTTATGAGCGCTCGTTGAAAGCATTCATGCGGTACCGTTGGATTGGATTTATTCTACTGCTCGGCTCTTTTGGCATTGCTTATTACCTGGCTCCCAAACTGCCTTCCGAACTGGCGCCGCTGGAAGACAGGTCGATGGTGGGCCTGGCAGTGATTGCCCCGGAGGGTACTTCCTATGAAAGCATGGAGCAAACCATGAAAGAGATCAGCGCTTACGTGGCCGATTCCATTCCGGACCTCAATAACAATACTACCTATGCAGGTATAGCTGCTACTGTAGGTACGTTGGTGCAACCGGTAAACGGTGGCTTTCAATGGGTCTTCCTCGAAGATCCGAAGCAAAGGAAAAGTAAGATGACCCAGCAGCAGATCTATGAAAAGCTGGCAGTAGCCTCCCAGCGTTTCCGGAATGTGATCCTCATTCCTATTCAAATACCTACCATCGGCGGTTTCTCCACCTCCCAGCCGGTAGAATATGTAGTACAGGCGCCTACGCTGGATAGCCTCATAGCGGTAATGCCCAAACTGATGGGAGCGGTATTCCAAAGTCCCAAGCTGACTTTCCAGAACCCCGACTTCAAAGTAAACCGTCCTGAGATCAGTATCTCTATCGACAGGCAACGGGCGGCGCAATTGGGCATTTCCACACAGGAAATAGGCCGTACGCTGCAACTGGCCCTAAGTGGCCGCCGGTATGGATACTTCATCTATAACGACCGTCAGTATGAAGTGATTGGTCAACTGGACCGTGTGGAAAGGTCTACGCCGGAAAACCTGCGTTCCTTATTCCTGAAATCGGCCAGCAATGAAATGGTGTCCCTGGATAACCTGGTGACCCTCAAAGAAGGCATCAGCCCGCCTGCTATCTACCGCTATAACCAGGCATACAGTGTTACCATTGGCGCTACACCGGCGCCTGGGGTAAGCCTTGGCGAAGCGATTAAAGAGCTGGACAACATCACCGCGAATGTATTGCCCGCAGGGTTCCGCACCCAACTGGCAGGCCAGAGCCGTGACTATGCAGAGAGCAGTTCCAGCCTCATCTTCGCTTTCATCTTTGCCATCGTGTTGATCTACCTGGTGCTGGCCGCGCAGTTTGAGAGCCTGATAGATCCTTTCATCATCCTCTTAACAGTACCCATGGCGGTTACCGGCGCCTTGCTCAGCTTATGGCTTACCGGTGAGTCGGTCAACATCTTCAGCCAGATCGGTATCATCATGCTAATTGGTCTCATCACCAAGAATGGTATCCTCATTGTGGAGTTTGCCAACCAGCGTAAACACGAAGGATTGAAGGTGAAAGACGCTGTTATATCGGCTGCCGCCTCCCGGTTCAGGCCCATCCTCATGACCACACTGGCCATGATCTTTGGTACACTGCCTATTGCCTTATCATTGGGTACTTCTTCAGGCAGCCGTACTTCCCTGGGTATTGTGGTAGTGGGTGGTCTCGTCTTCGCCGGTATCCTTACATTATACGTTATCCCGTCCGTGTACTCTTATTTCTCACGGCCGGCTAAGAAAACAGCAGGTGATGAGGGTGCGCTGCATAATGCAGTACCTGCACCAGCCCCTGTTTCATTGAATCCAAATGCATCAATATGA
- a CDS encoding ABC transporter permease translates to MFKTNLKTAFRNLWKNKTYNTLNILGLAIGIACAGLIFLWVEDEIDYDNVHVKKDRLYRINVNKRFDNRVFTMGSTPRPMAAALKSEVPGIVNTARASDVAQHALFSFSDKAMYASGRYVDAELFSMFTLNFVQGNAKNAFDQLHALVITESTAKKFFGEDKNVMGRTLRVDNEQDFVVTGVLKDLPENASFKFEWLAPFEFDLQRRQEPPSWESYGPYTYVELDPRANVIAVNEQLKNFISRKKSDQKSETFLFPMADWRLYNEFENGKQTGGGRIKQVRMLSTIAWIILFIACINFMNLATASSQRRAREVGVRKVLGAGKRGLIMQFIGETLLMSTMAAVVAMVIILISLPAYNGLMQKNLSLHPGNPLHITALLIITLICGLVAGSYPSMYLSSFNPVVVLKGLKMKAGSAALIRKGLVVLQFAVSVVFIISTIIVYSQLQHVKDRQLGFSKDNLIQVDMQHDVTGVFPLIKQDLLQTGLIENAALSNHSTIYGGNTDSRFKWQGKPVDNEVSIAHRGVSPEFISTFGMQIAEGRDFTVDGAAESKNVIITQSMASLMGKGSAVGKVIQSPRGNDEGVFTDLTVVGVVKDYVYGNMYGKPGPVIFFCQPKKAELVYARIKPNSDPEQLLTKIGAVMKKHNPAYPLEYKFVDDQFNEMFLNEVLISKASGVFATLAIIISCLGLFGLAAYTAERRTKEIGIRKVLGASVTGLAGLLSKDFLQLVIIACGVAFPVAWWIMHDWLQSYEYRIGISGWVFAAAGVGAVLIALLTVSTQAIKAALTNPVKSLRSE, encoded by the coding sequence ATGTTCAAAACCAATCTCAAAACTGCTTTCCGCAATCTGTGGAAAAACAAAACCTATAATACCCTCAACATCCTTGGCCTGGCAATCGGTATCGCTTGCGCCGGACTGATCTTTCTATGGGTGGAAGATGAGATAGATTATGACAATGTGCATGTAAAAAAAGACAGGCTTTACAGGATAAATGTAAATAAGCGATTCGACAACCGGGTATTTACCATGGGATCTACACCACGGCCGATGGCAGCAGCATTGAAAAGTGAGGTCCCGGGTATTGTCAATACCGCCCGGGCATCGGATGTAGCGCAACATGCCCTTTTCAGTTTTTCGGATAAAGCAATGTATGCATCGGGCAGGTATGTTGATGCTGAGTTGTTCAGCATGTTCACCTTGAACTTTGTTCAGGGCAATGCAAAGAATGCCTTCGATCAATTGCATGCGCTCGTGATCACAGAAAGTACGGCAAAGAAGTTTTTTGGGGAGGATAAAAATGTGATGGGAAGAACGCTGCGGGTAGACAATGAACAGGATTTTGTGGTGACGGGTGTACTGAAAGACCTGCCTGAAAACGCTTCTTTTAAATTTGAATGGCTGGCGCCTTTTGAGTTCGATCTTCAGCGGCGTCAGGAGCCGCCCAGTTGGGAAAGCTATGGACCGTATACTTATGTTGAATTAGATCCCCGGGCCAATGTCATAGCTGTCAACGAACAATTGAAAAATTTTATTTCACGGAAGAAGTCTGATCAGAAAAGCGAGACCTTCTTATTCCCCATGGCTGACTGGCGTCTTTATAACGAGTTTGAGAATGGCAAACAGACTGGTGGCGGGCGCATCAAACAAGTACGTATGCTTTCTACGATTGCCTGGATCATCCTTTTCATTGCCTGTATCAACTTCATGAACCTGGCTACTGCCAGTAGTCAGCGGCGTGCCAGGGAAGTGGGTGTACGCAAAGTGCTGGGTGCCGGAAAGAGAGGGTTAATCATGCAGTTTATAGGCGAAACTTTACTCATGTCAACAATGGCTGCTGTTGTTGCCATGGTGATTATCCTTATTTCATTGCCGGCGTATAACGGGCTTATGCAGAAGAATCTTTCCTTGCACCCGGGCAACCCGCTTCATATAACTGCCTTGCTTATCATTACCCTTATTTGCGGGCTGGTGGCCGGCAGCTACCCCTCTATGTATTTGTCGTCCTTCAATCCTGTTGTTGTATTGAAAGGTTTAAAAATGAAAGCAGGAAGTGCTGCATTGATAAGAAAAGGATTGGTAGTGCTTCAGTTTGCTGTTTCGGTAGTGTTCATTATCAGCACCATTATTGTTTATAGTCAGCTACAGCATGTAAAAGACAGGCAGCTTGGCTTTAGTAAGGACAACCTGATCCAGGTAGACATGCAGCATGATGTTACCGGTGTTTTCCCCTTAATCAAGCAGGACCTTTTGCAGACTGGCCTGATAGAAAATGCTGCCCTCTCTAATCATTCAACCATCTATGGCGGCAATACCGATAGCCGGTTCAAATGGCAGGGAAAGCCGGTTGACAATGAAGTGTCCATTGCGCACAGAGGTGTAAGCCCTGAATTTATTTCCACCTTCGGGATGCAAATTGCTGAGGGCAGGGATTTTACTGTTGATGGTGCTGCTGAAAGTAAGAATGTGATCATTACCCAATCAATGGCCAGCCTCATGGGCAAAGGAAGCGCGGTGGGTAAGGTCATACAGTCTCCGCGTGGGAATGATGAAGGAGTGTTCACCGATCTGACAGTAGTAGGTGTTGTAAAGGATTATGTATATGGCAATATGTATGGCAAGCCCGGGCCGGTGATCTTTTTCTGTCAGCCAAAAAAAGCCGAACTGGTATATGCGCGGATAAAACCAAACAGTGATCCTGAACAATTGTTGACGAAGATCGGAGCCGTGATGAAGAAACACAATCCTGCCTATCCGCTTGAATACAAATTTGTGGATGACCAGTTCAATGAAATGTTCCTGAACGAAGTGCTGATCAGTAAGGCTTCAGGTGTATTTGCAACCCTGGCCATTATCATCTCCTGTTTAGGATTGTTTGGGCTTGCTGCTTATACAGCCGAACGCAGAACAAAAGAAATAGGCATCCGAAAAGTGCTCGGCGCCAGTGTGACCGGATTGGCGGGCTTGTTGTCAAAAGATTTTCTGCAATTGGTAATTATTGCCTGTGGGGTGGCTTTCCCGGTGGCCTGGTGGATCATGCATGATTGGCTGCAAAGCTATGAATACAGGATAGGCATCAGTGGATGGGTATTTGCCGCAGCCGGTGTAGGAGCTGTCTTGATTGCCTTGCTCACCGTAAGTACACAGGCCATAAAAGCAGCCTTAACCAATCCTGTTAAGAGCTTACGTTCGGAATAG
- a CDS encoding ArsR/SmtB family transcription factor gives MDAKKVEKISKALADPNRLMILKELRKNKNCLYCTDVYDFVDLTQPSISHHLKLLTDAELIIPTKEGRNMKYTLNNKMIDQYVNFLQTLKA, from the coding sequence ATGGATGCAAAAAAAGTAGAGAAGATCTCCAAAGCCCTGGCCGACCCCAACCGGTTAATGATCCTGAAGGAGTTACGGAAAAATAAGAACTGTTTGTATTGTACCGATGTATATGATTTTGTGGACCTTACACAGCCATCTATTTCACATCACCTGAAATTGCTGACGGATGCCGAACTGATCATCCCCACCAAAGAAGGACGTAATATGAAATACACCCTCAACAACAAGATGATTGACCAGTATGTAAATTTTTTACAAACACTGAAGGCTTAA
- a CDS encoding efflux RND transporter periplasmic adaptor subunit, whose translation MSQPLLQTQVYRLLFILLPVIIFIQSCASQANEPKQAIAAAAPNPAVPADGYIVQPTSFSEEIEITGTLVANQEVTIASELMRKVVRVQVKEGNYVQAGTLLFQLDDADLQAQLERLRQQEKLAALNEERLRDLIAHDAAIQQDYDQAVTNLNVLKAEIRALGVTIDKTRIRAPFNGRVGIVRVYPGALVSPNTVLTNIVDDTRIKVEFSVPEKYANLVTIGKSQRFTVQSDTAVYAATVIAKESKMNEQTRTLLVEAIGPNPHGKLVSGQSARLNLALHTANDALKVPSQALMPSPQGYAVYLSKNNKVQLAPVVIGQRGTQEVQIINGLNQGDTVITSNLLRLMPGAEVALVKIK comes from the coding sequence ATGAGCCAACCATTATTACAAACCCAGGTTTACAGGCTACTGTTTATATTGTTGCCTGTTATCATCTTTATTCAATCATGCGCCAGTCAGGCCAACGAACCCAAGCAGGCTATTGCAGCGGCAGCGCCTAATCCCGCCGTGCCGGCAGATGGGTACATAGTACAGCCAACTTCTTTCAGTGAAGAAATAGAGATCACCGGTACACTGGTGGCCAACCAGGAAGTAACTATTGCCAGTGAGTTAATGCGGAAAGTAGTGCGCGTACAGGTGAAAGAAGGCAACTACGTACAGGCCGGCACCCTGCTCTTCCAGCTCGACGATGCCGATCTGCAGGCGCAACTGGAACGCCTGCGTCAGCAGGAAAAACTGGCCGCCCTCAATGAAGAACGCCTGAGAGACCTGATAGCCCATGATGCAGCTATACAGCAGGATTATGACCAGGCGGTTACCAACCTCAATGTATTAAAGGCAGAGATCCGCGCATTGGGGGTAACGATTGATAAAACACGTATCCGGGCCCCTTTCAACGGGCGTGTAGGTATCGTGCGGGTATATCCCGGCGCACTGGTATCTCCCAATACAGTACTTACCAATATTGTGGATGATACACGCATCAAAGTAGAATTCTCTGTACCGGAAAAATATGCCAACCTCGTGACCATCGGTAAATCACAACGTTTTACTGTTCAGTCCGATACTGCTGTTTATGCCGCCACCGTGATTGCCAAGGAATCAAAAATGAATGAACAGACACGCACCCTCCTGGTAGAAGCCATTGGTCCCAATCCCCATGGTAAACTGGTATCAGGCCAAAGTGCGCGGCTCAACCTGGCCCTGCACACAGCCAATGATGCGCTGAAAGTGCCCAGCCAGGCACTCATGCCCTCTCCGCAGGGTTATGCAGTGTACCTGTCAAAAAACAACAAAGTGCAGTTGGCCCCTGTGGTAATTGGCCAGCGCGGAACACAGGAAGTGCAGATCATTAACGGACTTAATCAGGGAGATACCGTCATCACCAGCAACCTGCTGCGCCTGATGCCGGGAGCGGAAGTTGCCCTGGTAAAAATAAAATAA
- a CDS encoding response regulator transcription factor → MEEVKILLVEDEKKIAEALKKGLMEQQYHVEVAYDGLIGKKMIETYSFDLVILDINLPGMNGYELCKEIRKRDERIPVVMLTALSATEDKIEGFDAGADDYIVKPFDFKELLVRIRALLKRIYQNVPTGNMLKVADLVMNLDSKEVTRADKPISLTAKEFQLLEFLVRNKNRVVSRADIALNVWDIDFDTKTNVIDVYVNFLRKKLDKDFDTRLIHTQVGMGYILKEHA, encoded by the coding sequence ATGGAAGAAGTTAAAATCTTATTGGTAGAGGATGAAAAGAAGATCGCTGAGGCCCTTAAGAAAGGATTAATGGAACAGCAGTATCATGTGGAGGTAGCCTATGATGGCCTTATCGGAAAGAAAATGATCGAAACATATTCGTTCGACCTGGTGATACTGGATATCAACCTGCCGGGGATGAACGGGTATGAGCTGTGCAAGGAGATCCGAAAACGGGATGAACGCATACCGGTAGTTATGCTGACCGCTTTGAGCGCTACCGAAGATAAGATTGAAGGATTCGATGCCGGCGCGGACGACTATATTGTAAAACCTTTTGATTTTAAGGAATTACTGGTACGCATACGGGCATTGCTCAAACGCATTTACCAGAATGTACCTACCGGCAATATGCTGAAGGTAGCCGATCTGGTGATGAACCTGGACAGCAAAGAGGTTACCCGTGCAGATAAGCCTATCTCGCTTACCGCCAAAGAATTCCAACTACTTGAATTCCTGGTACGTAATAAGAACCGTGTAGTATCCAGAGCCGATATAGCCCTGAACGTATGGGATATTGATTTCGATACAAAAACGAATGTCATTGACGTGTACGTAAATTTTTTACGCAAAAAGCTTGATAAAGATTTTGATACCAGGCTAATACATACGCAGGTAGGGATGGGCTATATTTTAAAAGAGCATGCATAA
- a CDS encoding fibronectin type III domain-containing protein: MKLKCCTGILILTGLSVCSPASPLPPAVLSELKALKKDKTIELSWKAAQEINTNVYELQHSIDGTSFETIALVFPWDNTEEVNQYRYTDKRPISGINYYRLRIIEKDATYKYSSMVAAQALIKNNENILVAPNPATDRIRIQFSGIPAGPYRLELRNAEKQLQQASLVNITHASQVAYLARSAAMKPGIHWLTVFDKNDQRVGVSRVIIQ; this comes from the coding sequence ATGAAGTTGAAATGCTGTACCGGGATACTTATCTTAACTGGACTGTCTGTTTGTTCGCCCGCCTCGCCGTTGCCCCCCGCCGTCTTGTCTGAATTAAAAGCACTGAAAAAGGATAAAACCATTGAACTGAGCTGGAAAGCGGCACAGGAGATCAATACCAATGTCTATGAATTACAACATAGTATTGATGGAACGAGCTTTGAGACCATTGCGCTCGTGTTCCCCTGGGATAATACGGAAGAAGTCAATCAATACCGTTATACGGATAAGCGTCCCATATCGGGAATCAATTACTACCGGCTCAGGATCATTGAAAAAGACGCTACGTATAAATACTCATCCATGGTGGCTGCACAGGCTCTTATAAAAAATAATGAAAATATTTTGGTGGCACCCAATCCGGCCACTGATAGAATTCGTATACAGTTTAGCGGTATTCCTGCAGGCCCGTACCGGCTGGAGTTAAGAAATGCAGAAAAACAATTACAGCAAGCAAGCCTGGTAAATATTACCCATGCCAGCCAGGTAGCATACCTGGCACGAAGTGCAGCCATGAAACCAGGCATCCATTGGTTAACAGTGTTTGATAAAAATGATCAACGAGTTGGTGTAAGCAGGGTCATCATTCAATAG
- a CDS encoding TolC family protein, producing MINKKKIVYTLLLSAGFLLPGVRSIAQSLSLSLPDAVSLAIKNNRSLKIAGLDIDKAGEEVRVARSLSLPSASIGGQYLHYFVMPAFFGFGDNGGGDKVPYSRIGGRDQIAATLSVAYPVYNPSARPALREAQLNQHARRTNQKYNETEVAAAVKRIYLGMLVVKERLQLQYESLQRNEKALQDARSLLAQGRGLRVDTLRAYTSVKNLQPDILKLNYALQVGKQQLVTLIGIDSLQDIQLTDSLSLAKDEQIPTEEVIYEEAKAQRPDLQILAINQQISDQQVLQAKAQRLPVVSLIGQYQVQSQAKGANFFDAYWPSASFAGAQVVVPLFSGYKNQARISQAKINKDQSVVRLTDAQQQLKTEVTQVIANLQETFERMKTQVQVKETAKLSYDIIQYRYSKGVASRLELTDAELALTTAQLNYLEAVYEYLSARIELDRTRGRN from the coding sequence ATGATCAATAAGAAAAAAATAGTGTACACCCTTTTATTGTCGGCAGGCTTCCTCCTGCCTGGTGTACGCAGCATAGCGCAGTCTTTATCCCTGTCATTGCCGGATGCCGTATCACTGGCTATTAAGAACAACCGGTCCCTGAAAATAGCGGGGCTCGACATTGATAAAGCAGGTGAGGAAGTACGGGTAGCCCGTAGCCTTTCCTTACCCTCCGCCAGTATAGGCGGTCAATACCTCCATTACTTTGTAATGCCTGCTTTCTTTGGCTTTGGCGATAATGGCGGCGGTGATAAAGTGCCCTATAGCCGCATCGGTGGAAGGGACCAGATTGCCGCTACCTTATCGGTGGCTTACCCGGTATACAATCCATCGGCCCGGCCTGCCTTGCGCGAGGCGCAGTTGAACCAACATGCCCGCAGAACAAACCAAAAATACAACGAAACCGAGGTGGCGGCTGCCGTAAAGCGCATCTATCTGGGTATGTTGGTGGTGAAGGAAAGGCTGCAGTTGCAATACGAAAGCCTGCAACGTAATGAAAAGGCTTTGCAGGATGCGCGTTCCCTGCTGGCGCAGGGACGAGGATTAAGGGTAGACACTTTGCGGGCCTATACGTCTGTCAAGAACCTGCAGCCGGATATCCTGAAGCTCAATTACGCATTACAGGTAGGAAAGCAGCAACTGGTTACCCTCATAGGCATAGATTCCCTGCAGGATATTCAGTTGACAGACTCCCTGTCGCTGGCGAAGGATGAGCAGATCCCCACGGAGGAAGTGATCTATGAAGAGGCCAAAGCACAGCGTCCCGATCTGCAGATATTGGCCATTAACCAACAGATCAGTGATCAGCAGGTATTGCAGGCTAAGGCGCAGCGCCTGCCGGTAGTTTCGCTCATCGGTCAATACCAGGTGCAAAGCCAGGCCAAAGGGGCTAACTTCTTTGATGCCTACTGGCCTTCCGCTTCTTTTGCCGGTGCACAGGTGGTAGTACCCTTATTCAGCGGGTATAAGAACCAGGCAAGGATTAGTCAGGCCAAAATAAACAAAGACCAGTCGGTCGTACGCTTAACCGATGCACAGCAACAACTGAAAACGGAAGTGACCCAGGTCATTGCCAACCTGCAGGAAACCTTTGAAAGAATGAAAACACAGGTGCAGGTAAAGGAAACGGCCAAACTGAGCTATGACATCATTCAGTACCGGTATTCAAAAGGGGTGGCTTCCAGGTTGGAACTGACAGATGCCGAGCTGGCACTTACTACCGCTCAGTTGAACTACCTCGAAGCAGTATATGAATATCTTTCTGCACGTATAGAATTGGACAGAACCAGAGGAAGGAATTAG